The Agreia sp. COWG nucleotide sequence TGTGGCGCCGGCAAGACTCTCGTCGGCGCCGGGGCGATGGCCACCGCGAAGACGAACACGCTCATTTTGGTGACCAACACCGTGTCTGCTCGGCAGTGGCGCAGCGAACTGCTCAAGCGCACCACGCTTACCGAAGACGAGATCGGCGAGTACTCCGGCCAGCTCAAAGAGGTCAAACCGGTCACCATCGCGACGTACCAGATCCTTACAGCCAAGCGAAAGGGCGCGTACGCGCACCTCGAGCTGCTCGACGCCCTCGATTGGGGCCTCGTCGTCTACGACGAGGTGCACCTGCTTCCGGCCCCGGTCTTCAAGCTCACCGCCGAGCTGCAGGCCCGACGACGGCTGGGCCTCACCGCCACGCTCGTTCGCGAGGACGGCCGGGAGGGCGATGTGTTCAGCCTCATCGGCCCCAAGCGCTTCGACGCGCCCTGGAAAGAGATCGAGGCCCAGGGCTTCATCTCCCCCGCAGAGTGTTTTGAGGTGCGTATCGACCTGCCGCAGAACGACCGGCTCGAGTACGCCGCGGCATCCGACGACGAGCGCTACCGCCTCGCCGCCACCGCGCCGGCGAAACTGGATGTCGTCAAGCGGCTCATCGAGAAGCACTCCGGCGAGCGCATCCTGGTCATCGGGCAGTACCTCGACCAGCTGCAGCAGCTCGAAGACGAGCTCGGTGTGCCGTCGCTCACGGGAGCGACGCCCATTCCCGAGCGCGAGCGGCTGTACGAGGCGTTCCGCGACGGAACCGAGCCCATCCTGGTGGTGAGCAAGGTGGCCAACTTCTCCGTCGATCTGCCCGAGGCGAGCGTCGCCATCCAGGTGTCAGGCTCGTTCGGCTCACGCCAAGAAGAGGCCCAGCGCCTCGGTCGCCTGCTGCGCCCGAAGGAGTCCGGGCTCTCTGCCAACTTCTACACGCTGGTTGCCCGCGACACCGTCGACCAGGACTTCGCCCAGAACCGGCAGCGCTTTCTGGCCGAACAGGGCTACAGCTACACGATCCTCGACGCCGACGCGCTCACCCCGCAGCCCGCGCGCTGAGGCGGCGCCGACCGGCTGATCCGGCCACGTGCGGCCGCAGGCCCATCAGAACAGGATGCGCTGCGTGAGCAGGTGGTCCTGCCAGCGACCGGCGATCTGGAGGTACGACGGGGCCAGGCCGATGCTGTCGAAGCCAGCCCGGGCGAGCACCCTCCGCGAGGCCGCGTTGTGCGCCAGCACGCTCGCCTCCAGGCGGTGCAGCCCGAGCTCATCGCGACAGTGCGAGACGACGGCTGCGAGCGCGGCAGAGGCCAGGCCCCTGCCCGTGTGTGACCCGTCGACCCAATAGCCCACGCTCCCGCTCAGAAACGGACCGCGCACGATGTTGGACACGTTCACTCGACCGACGACGGCGTCGCCGCGCAAGAGAACGAGGGGCAGGCAGCCCCCTGCCCGGTGCTGCTCGAGCTGGGTTGTGAGCACGGCCGATTGGTGCGCCACGGTGTAGAACTCCTCCGAGCGCTGCGGCTCCCACTCTGCGAGGTGCTGTCGGTTGCGCGAGTACGCGTCTGCGATGGCGGCGGCATCCGCGTGGGTCGCGAGCCGCAGGATGATGTCGTCGGCGAGAGTCGTGGAAAAGGTCACCGACCGATCGTAATGCGCACCTGCACGCGCGACCGGCGGCATCCGGGCACTCAGGAAAGTTGACTTTTGTTCCCCAACCACTCCCAGACAACGCCCAGCGTACCCGCAGATACTGTACCCATGACTGGACCCCGAATCCTTATCGTCGATGACGAACCGAACATCCGCGACCTGCTCACCACAAGCCTTCGTTTTGCGGGCTTCGCCGTGCGCGCCGTCTCCAACGGCGCGCAGACCATCTCCGCCGTCCTCGAAGAGGAGCCCGACCTCATCATCCTCGATGTGATGCTGCCCGACATGAATGGGTTCGGCGTCACGAAGCGGCTGCGCGCATCCGGCTACACCGCCCCGATTCTGTTTCTCACCGCGAAAGACGACACCGAAGACAAGATCACCGGTCTCACCGTGGGCGGCGACGACTACGTGACCAAGCCCTTCAGCCTCGACGAGATCGTCGCGCGTATCAAGGCCATCCTGCGCCGCACGATGCAGGCAGACGAAGACGCGATCATCCGCGCCGGCGAGCTCACCATGGATCAGGACACGCACGAGGTCTACGTGGGCGACACCGCCATCGAGCTCAGCCCGACCGAGTTCAAGCTGCTGCGCTACCTGATGCTCAACCCCAACCGCGTTCTGTCGAAGGCGCAGATCCTCGATCACGTCTGGGAGTACGACTTCAACGGCGACGCGGGCATCGTCGAGAGCTACATCTCGTACCTGCGTCGCAAGCTCGATGCGCACTCCGAGGAGTCGCTCATCCAGACCAAGCGCGGTTTCGGTTACATGCTGAAGGTCTCGAAGGTCTAAGGCGTTTCTCCCAGCGGATTGGCGTAACGTCGCTTTCGATATGCAGCAGTCAATCCTCACGCGGTGGAACGCCATCTCCCTGCGAAACAAGATCACCGGCGTCACCGTTCTGATGCTCACCTTCGGACTCATCGTCTCGGGTATCGGAACGATGACGGTGCTGCGCACCTATCTGCTGAACCAGGTAGACGACCGTCTCGAGAACGCCTACGCCGAGCCCACCTCGGTACTGGGCCCCGACGCAGACAAGTACGGCTTCAGGTACGACGATGTCATCGCCGCGCCTGACACCTACTTCGTCGCTCTGCTCGACTCGAACGGCCAGCCCCTGGTCACCAACTGGACGACCGACGATGCCCCGCAGGCTCCGGCGATCGCGGGCCTCGACATGTCGGCCGCCACGAATCTCGGCGACTCGCGCTTCACCGTTCACGGAGCGAAAGGCACGACGGACTGGCTGGCGGTCGCCATGGTGGTTCCCGTCGACAACTACGGAACCAATAAGACCCTCGTGATCGCGCAGTCGTTGCAAGACACCGAGAACACCACCACCACCTATCTCTCGATCTTCCTGGCGTTCGGCATCGGGGTCGTCGTGTTGGGTGCCATGCTCACGCGGCTGCTCGTCACCAGCACGTTCGCTCCCCTGCGCCAGGTCGAGCGCACCGCCGCCGCCATCGCCGACGGCGGCGACTTCAGCCAGCGTATGGCGGTCGAGACCCCGAACACCGAGGTCGGCCGCCTCAACAAGTCGTTGAACACCATGCTCAGTCGCATCGACAGGGCGTTCGACGATCGAGCCCGCACCATCGAGCAGATGCGGCGCTTCGTCGGCGACGCGAGCCACGAGTTGCGCACACCGCTCGTATCGGTGCGCGGCTACGCCGAGCTCTACCGCATGGGTGCCCTGCAGACTCCCGAAGACGTGAGCCAGGCCATGGATCGCATCGAGAAGGAGGCCATCCGCATGGGCTCCCTCGTCGAAGACCTGCTCGAGCTCGCCCGCCTCGACGAGACCAAGCCGCTCAAGTTGAGCCCCGTGAACCTCATCCCCATCGCCATGGACGCCGCTCTCGATGCGCGCGCGTCCAGTCCGGGGCGCGTCATCCGAGTCTCCACGTCACGACCGTCAGACCCCGTCATCACCTTCAACCCGGCCGTGGCCGTTCCCTCTGATGAGCAGCCGGATGCCGGTGCCCCGTCCACCGCGCCCGACGCCGCGGCAACGGGCTCCATCCCCTTCTCGGCGGCCTTCGCGCGCCTGCGTCGGCGAAGCGGGCGCCCTGTTCCGCCTGACTCGGTGGCCCCCGAATCCGTCGTGCTGCCCGCCACCGTCACCCCGTCGTTCGATCTCGACGCCACCGACGACGACACGGCGATCCAGCCGCTGGTCATGGCCGAGGAGAACAAGATCAGACAGGTCCTGGCCAACCTCATCGGCAACGCGCTGCGATTCACGAATGCCGACAGCCCGATCGAGCTTGCGGTCGACGTAGACGAGGCGGCCCGGCTCGCCACGGTCGATGTGATCGACCACGGCGACGGCATCCCCCCGCAGATCAGGGAGAAGATCTTCCAGCGTTTCTGGCGCGCCGACAGCTCGCGTACCAGGGAGACCGGCGGAAGCGGACTCGGCCTGGCCATCGTGTCATCGATCGTCGCCGCCCACGGCGGCACAGTGAGGGCGCTCGAGACCCCCGGCGGCGGAGCGACGTTCCGCGTGTCTCTTCCCCTCCTCACGGAGCAGGCCCAGCGCGGTTCGTCCACAGAGGGCGCCCCCACCGCATAATCTCGGCAGGGTGACGCCTACCGTGGCAGCTGCACAACCCGATCGGGTTCTGCACTCCACGAAGTAGAAGAGGCCCCTCCATGAGTCAGTACCAGGTAGACAGCGAGGCCGTCAGCGCCGGCGCCGCAGCCCTCCGCAACACCATCGAGCGCATCCAGTCAGACGTGGCCGCCATGCACGCTCAGCTGTCGTCGCTCGAATCGAGCTGGACGGGGCACGCGGCCGTCGCGTTCCAGGGAGTCGTCATCGATTGGAGGGCCACCCAGACCCGCGTCGAGGAGAGCCTCGCCGCGATCACGCAGGCGCTGGGCGCCGCGGGCCAGATGTACGCCGACGTGGAGTTGCAGAACACTCGGCTGTTCTCCGCCTAGCAACGACAAAGCGGGCGGCTCCCGAAGGAACCGCCCGCTGAGCTGGTGTGCGAAGAGGACTTAGAAGTCCATGCCACCCGTTGGGTCGCCGGCCGGGGCCGCGACCTTCTCGGGCTTGTCTGCGACGACCACCGAGGTGGTGAGGAACAGACCGGCGATCGACGCGGCGTTGACCAGCGCCGAGCGCGTGACCTTCACCGGGTCGTTGATGCCGGCGGCCAGCATGTCGACGTACTCGCCGGTCGCGGCGTTGAGGCCGTGTCCGACGGGCAGGTTGCGAACCTTCTCGGCCACAACGCCGGGCTCGAGGCCTGCGTTCTGGGCGATCTGCTTCAGCGGGGCGTCGATCGCAACCTTCACGATGTTCGCTCCGGTGGCCTCGTCACCCGTGAGCTGCAGCTTCTCGAAAGCGGTCTTGCCCGCCTGGATGAGGGCGACGCCACCACCGGCGACGATGCCCTCTTCGACAGCAGCCTTCGCGTTGCGGACGGCGTCCTCGATGCGGTGCTTGCGCTCCTTGAGCTCAACCTCCGTTGCGGCGCCGGCCTTGATGACGGCAACTCCGCCGGCGAGCTTCGCCAGGCGCTCCTGCAGCTTCTCGCGGTC carries:
- a CDS encoding response regulator transcription factor; translation: MTGPRILIVDDEPNIRDLLTTSLRFAGFAVRAVSNGAQTISAVLEEEPDLIILDVMLPDMNGFGVTKRLRASGYTAPILFLTAKDDTEDKITGLTVGGDDYVTKPFSLDEIVARIKAILRRTMQADEDAIIRAGELTMDQDTHEVYVGDTAIELSPTEFKLLRYLMLNPNRVLSKAQILDHVWEYDFNGDAGIVESYISYLRRKLDAHSEESLIQTKRGFGYMLKVSKV
- a CDS encoding GNAT family N-acetyltransferase, with product MTFSTTLADDIILRLATHADAAAIADAYSRNRQHLAEWEPQRSEEFYTVAHQSAVLTTQLEQHRAGGCLPLVLLRGDAVVGRVNVSNIVRGPFLSGSVGYWVDGSHTGRGLASAALAAVVSHCRDELGLHRLEASVLAHNAASRRVLARAGFDSIGLAPSYLQIAGRWQDHLLTQRILF
- a CDS encoding WXG100 family type VII secretion target; translation: MSQYQVDSEAVSAGAAALRNTIERIQSDVAAMHAQLSSLESSWTGHAAVAFQGVVIDWRATQTRVEESLAAITQALGAAGQMYADVELQNTRLFSA
- a CDS encoding DNA repair helicase XPB, with translation MPNGPLIVQSDRTVLLEVAHPDAESARHELAVFAELERAPEHIHTYRITRLGLWNARAAGHEAAEIIGTLERYSKFQIPAAVTIDIDETIARYGRLIIERDDEGGLVLRATDTAVLTQIASGKRITPLLVERRAPDSFAVAPWARGQLKQELTKLGWPAEDRAGYTPGTPHEIGLLEDGWALRDYQKLAVSNFFERGSGVVVLPCGAGKTLVGAGAMATAKTNTLILVTNTVSARQWRSELLKRTTLTEDEIGEYSGQLKEVKPVTIATYQILTAKRKGAYAHLELLDALDWGLVVYDEVHLLPAPVFKLTAELQARRRLGLTATLVREDGREGDVFSLIGPKRFDAPWKEIEAQGFISPAECFEVRIDLPQNDRLEYAAASDDERYRLAATAPAKLDVVKRLIEKHSGERILVIGQYLDQLQQLEDELGVPSLTGATPIPERERLYEAFRDGTEPILVVSKVANFSVDLPEASVAIQVSGSFGSRQEEAQRLGRLLRPKESGLSANFYTLVARDTVDQDFAQNRQRFLAEQGYSYTILDADALTPQPAR
- a CDS encoding HAMP domain-containing sensor histidine kinase: MQQSILTRWNAISLRNKITGVTVLMLTFGLIVSGIGTMTVLRTYLLNQVDDRLENAYAEPTSVLGPDADKYGFRYDDVIAAPDTYFVALLDSNGQPLVTNWTTDDAPQAPAIAGLDMSAATNLGDSRFTVHGAKGTTDWLAVAMVVPVDNYGTNKTLVIAQSLQDTENTTTTYLSIFLAFGIGVVVLGAMLTRLLVTSTFAPLRQVERTAAAIADGGDFSQRMAVETPNTEVGRLNKSLNTMLSRIDRAFDDRARTIEQMRRFVGDASHELRTPLVSVRGYAELYRMGALQTPEDVSQAMDRIEKEAIRMGSLVEDLLELARLDETKPLKLSPVNLIPIAMDAALDARASSPGRVIRVSTSRPSDPVITFNPAVAVPSDEQPDAGAPSTAPDAAATGSIPFSAAFARLRRRSGRPVPPDSVAPESVVLPATVTPSFDLDATDDDTAIQPLVMAEENKIRQVLANLIGNALRFTNADSPIELAVDVDEAARLATVDVIDHGDGIPPQIREKIFQRFWRADSSRTRETGGSGLGLAIVSSIVAAHGGTVRALETPGGGATFRVSLPLLTEQAQRGSSTEGAPTA